TTACAGCTACACGAGGCTGGGCGACGGGATAGGCTACTTCGCCAGCAAGTTCGCGCTCCCCACGACGGCCGGCGACGCGCTCTCGGCCTGCCGCGACCTCTGCTCGGCCAACTGCTCCTGCGCCGGCTTCGTCTACAGGAACTCCTCCAAGTCCTGCCTCCTCCTGCACAACCAGATCGGCTCCGTCTTCCGCGGCGGCGGCAACagcgcagccgccgccgtcgccttcatCAAGACGGTCCCGCCGGCTCCATCTCGCGGCCAAGGCGGGGGCCGCGGCTCCTCGTCCCTCAGCACCATCACCATCATATTCGGCATCGTGCTGCCCGCCGTGGCGGCCGTGTTCATCACCTTCCTGCTGTACGTGCTGGGCGTGCACTGGCTCAAGAACCGCCACCATGCCGGCGCCAACACCggcaaggccaagaagaagaagcacggcCACGGCGGCAGCAGCTGGTTCATGCTGCACATGATGCCGTCCTTGTCGTCGTCGCGAGCGTCGTCCAACGTCCCCTCCGAGAAGGGGGACGGCGACgacagcgaggacgacgacgacgaggtgctCATCCCGGGCCTGCCCACCCGGTTCACGTTCGTCGACCTGGAGACGGCGACAAACGGCTTCAAGTGGCAGATCGGCTCCGGCGGGTTCGGCTCCGTGTACCGCGGCGAGCTCCCCGACCGGACCACCGTGGCCGTCAAGCGGATGAACAACCTGGGCATGCAGGGCCGCCGCGAGTTCCTCACGGAGATCGCCGTCATCGGCAACGTGCACCACGTGAACCTCGTCAAGCTCCGCGGCTTCTGCGCCGAGGGCGCGCGGCAGCAGCTGCTGGTGTACGAGTACATGAACCGCGGCTCGCTCGACCAGTCCCTCTTCttccgcgccggcgccggcgccgccgcgaaGAAGAGGGACGTGCTGGAGTGGCCGGAGCGTCTCGGCGTCTGCGTGGGGGCGGCGCGCGGGCTGGCGTACCTACACGCCGGCTGCGACCGCAAGATCCTGCACTGCGACGTCAAGCCGGAGAACATCCTGCTGGACGACCGCGGCGGCGTCAAGATCGCCGACTTCGGGCTGGCCAAGCTGATGAGCCCGGAGCAGTCGGGGCTGTTCACCACCATGCGCGGCACCCGCGGGTACCTGGCGCCGGAGTGGCTCATGAACGCGCCCATCACCGACAAGGCCGACGTCTACAGCTTCGGCATGGTGCTGCTGGAGATCGTGCGCGGCCGCAAGAACTCCAAGCAGGACGACGACGAgcaccacaccaccaccaccaccggcagcACCACCACCAGCGCCAGCGCCGCGTCGTCggatggcggcgccggcgaggcgaccAAGCCCAGGAGCAGCTACTTCCCGGCGCTGGCGCTGGACCTGCACGAGGAAGGGCGGTACCTGGAGCTGGTGGACCCGAGGCTGGAGGGCCGGGCAGACGCGGCGGAGGTGGCGAGGGTGGTGCGCGTGGCGCTGTGCTGCCTCCAGGAGGAGGCGTCGGTGCGGCCGGCCATGACGGCCGTGTCCGGCATGCTCGACGGCAGCATGGACGTGTGCGTGCCTAGGACCGAGCAGCTGGCGTACCTCAGGATGTACGGGCGCGGCCTCGTCGACGTCCGGCCCGGCGGGTGGAAGGGGAAGTGGAAGGGCTCCGACATGACCGCCGGCAGCAGCAGCTGGTCGCCGCCGTCGTGCGTGTCGGCGCAGCAGCTCTCGGCTCCCAGATGACATGGCATGACATCATCAGTGTAATGCAATGATGCAAATTTTGCAGTAAAAAAATCAATCAAAAAGGCTATAATTGTTTTTGTCCATAATATTAGTTGTGAATACATATATATGAAGAAGATGAATTTCCATTTCATCAATCAAGAAGGTGTGCATTATGTTTTTCTTTGCGTTGCCGGCAAGACAGTTTGGGAATGGTAAAAATAGCAGTACACCATGAGCGAGCGCGGCATTTTGGTGCTCGGGCTACATGGAGCTCGTTTTCCGAAACATTTAAAATCGGATTATCAAACTTTTGAAAAATCTGAAAGAAGATTCTACATTCGCATATGGTTTTATACCATATGTGTGTAAACTTTCATGGGAAAATGCATGCAGAACTTTCTTTCGAATATTTGTCTTCAGGGATTGGTTTTGCTACTCAGAAATTTTCTGACTCCTTGGATCTAAAAAAAATGGATGTAGCCAGTATTCTTATTGAAAAGAATGAGTATCATTTTATACTGATGGTTTGAACGAATGAATGAtgttaggccctgtttggttcataagtcctaggactttttgagtctcaacttataagtctcaagtccctaaaaagttcctacttgtttggttcctgggacttaacatggactaaaagaccatattacaactataaggccctataagactctccttgagagtcttatttcataagtcccaaatgcccattttaagtccctataagtccctcttGTTTGGTTTAGATGAGACTTATAAGCA
This window of the Triticum aestivum cultivar Chinese Spring chromosome 5D, IWGSC CS RefSeq v2.1, whole genome shotgun sequence genome carries:
- the LOC123119009 gene encoding G-type lectin S-receptor-like serine/threonine-protein kinase At5g35370, with the translated sequence MALPRLLLLLWSCSGLTILLLAGGGLREAAARTVPVEFLYPPYNLTYMHYIDTSGVFLRSPNATFSAAVFNAGADSPGDDSSSNSPPGDETQMSRYFFSVLHDRSRTPVWAATAGSTIIQSIILSLNASGLYISDPADQSGPSWSTPRLAAPVAALRLLDTGQLALIDGDNATLWSTFDAPTDTLLQGQVLPVGVPLTATASEQDLSPGAYRLLLTPTDALLQWASSSSNVRRDEDLVTYWALSSDPASVQDSNRAVRSMMVNASGIYLLADDDGRDTVFSLRFASPPAPATRMLLKVDPSGRLRALSTAYSPTAARATLPAVWAAPASDCDLPLPCGSLGLCTPGNNGSSCMCPDAFTTHTTGGCSPADGSSLPVLSDSCLAGNASSTSKPSAASAGTPYSYTRLGDGIGYFASKFALPTTAGDALSACRDLCSANCSCAGFVYRNSSKSCLLLHNQIGSVFRGGGNSAAAAVAFIKTVPPAPSRGQGGGRGSSSLSTITIIFGIVLPAVAAVFITFLLYVLGVHWLKNRHHAGANTGKAKKKKHGHGGSSWFMLHMMPSLSSSRASSNVPSEKGDGDDSEDDDDEVLIPGLPTRFTFVDLETATNGFKWQIGSGGFGSVYRGELPDRTTVAVKRMNNLGMQGRREFLTEIAVIGNVHHVNLVKLRGFCAEGARQQLLVYEYMNRGSLDQSLFFRAGAGAAAKKRDVLEWPERLGVCVGAARGLAYLHAGCDRKILHCDVKPENILLDDRGGVKIADFGLAKLMSPEQSGLFTTMRGTRGYLAPEWLMNAPITDKADVYSFGMVLLEIVRGRKNSKQDDDEHHTTTTTGSTTTSASAASSDGGAGEATKPRSSYFPALALDLHEEGRYLELVDPRLEGRADAAEVARVVRVALCCLQEEASVRPAMTAVSGMLDGSMDVCVPRTEQLAYLRMYGRGLVDVRPGGWKGKWKGSDMTAGSSSWSPPSCVSAQQLSAPR